The Juglans microcarpa x Juglans regia isolate MS1-56 chromosome 2D, Jm3101_v1.0, whole genome shotgun sequence DNA window TTTCAGAATGAGGATTCATCAGTCTAGAGAAATTAACTAACAGGCATCTGCAACAATATAACATGGACTTCTAAGGTTTGcccttcattttttatttcttataaaatttattgcttAGAAGACAAATGGTGCACTTTTGTTTTTGAGGTGcagataaaaatgtaaataatgttGTTCTGTCACCAACTTCTAATCTACAGTACcatgcaaaaaaagaaaagaaaatgaagacaagCAGAATAGAAAAACATTACAGCAAAAATGGAGATAATGCAGGATAATGCCATTCAACAATACAAATAAGACCCAAACATTATGCCAGAACAAGTTTGGATACTTAGTTCATGCGATTCAGAAGAAATTAAGCAAATTGCATTCACTAGTGAAGCCTAATGTCATGAAAAGTTCAACTTCATATGCAGACATATAGAATTTTAGTTAACTCATGAATTGAAACCTAAAAGTCAAACTAGTAAATAGACTAGTTCATGAAATTCATAACAGTGCAGATCTTCATTCTAGACTTTCTTATTGTATCTGAACCCTATATAAATTGCAGAGCATCTTTTTATAAGGAAACAATACACAATAAATTAGCTTTGGGCTTTAATTCAACATGCAGGCATTCAGTTTACTGAAACTGGTCCAACATCTGTTCTGTTTGGGACTTCAGATTATCATAAGGTTCATTTACGCTACAAAAAGACTGGGGCAAAGTGTAGTGGATTGATGTTGCAACTTATAAATGTAgttgcaagtttttttttttatttttttgtgagcAAATGTAGTTGCAAGTTGGTTGATCATCCGTTGATCCATTGTTCTATTGTGCAAGAGTTATAGATCCTTGTCTTTACAGACTCAGTTCAATGGGCAATGCCTAAAATGAATTAACTCTATCTCACAGAGAAATGTAATTTTAGCAGAGAAAGTAGTTTCAAAAGAAATTCGCATGCACTTTTCCTCaaattgaaaaacttgaataaagGAAGAATCTCAAGTTTAATTACGTTGAGACGTCTATTATTGAAATCAGATTTATTACTCTCGAATCCCTGTATGAGGGTTTCATGCCTTCAGCAGTACTACTCTTGTTggatttgtttctcttttaaaatttaaattgtaagaGAACtatttgtatacttcctgtgtaacTAAGGATATAATATTCTCAAATAGAATTTAGCATCACTACACTTGGTTTCTATTACATTATACCAGGAATCTACATTAAGAATAATATAAAACACATGCAATGTAACAGACAAAACGTATCAGCACTTTAAGTCCATTTCAAGTGACAGATATGGAATACACACAACAGGAAAACTTTGTAGACAAACAACTAACCTGCTGGGAAATTGTGCGCCAGAGAGGATGCTGGCTTTCTGAGTCCTTCAGACAGTCCTTGGGATTCCAAACAAGAACACCTCCCCACATCTACATGGTGTCATCATCCAAGTtagtaattttatgaaattgaaaaagaacAGCAAGTATGAAGATACTGAAGTGTGAAGACATGATAACTCACTGGAGAGATGAACCCATTCGTCTTAGAAATCTCTCCATTTGGAAGTTGTAGTAAAAGAGGACATTCCCTTGCAGATGGTATATAGCTGAcaacatagaaaaataaaattgacattaAAGCTGTCGAGAATGGAAATCTCTTCCCAGGACACTGGGTTCAGTATATGGATGTCCATCAACTAAAAGCTACATATCACCAGATGCTTATAATATATCGCATGGTCAATGGATGGACACGCATTACATTTTcactaaatatataatttaacaatcagataaaatactttcattGCAATAATAATTATAGAGAATCGAGCTAAAGAATATACACCACAAATTGCAAAATCTTTGACCTCCCGCCTGCTGCAATAGAAGTATCCAAGTGCCACTCATTTGAATTCACCTAATTAAATTAGGCaaataacattaataaaaaagaaataaattaaaattaaaattaaaagtacacAAGATGGCAAATGAGATATTTCATATGAAAAACACACCCGCACAGACAAATAAATAAGGAAATGGCCCCAGACTACGATATTCCTATACTTCccacatatttaaattattgccTCCACCATTTCCCATACCACCATTACTCACCATCAAGTTGCCACCCTTATCATCACTAACACCATAAAAAAGTCACTAAACAACCGACAATTTTCTTTGGTTTggaattaaatttttctaacatTATTCCCGCCATTCATAAGGCATTTCCTATTTTATAgcaaaaaaaatgtttctgtAATTTGTGCAACAAATGATATCTCATAATCTTTTTTAGCATATTGTCAGGtgctttctcttgtatacaccttgtgtacttgggttgtgccCCTGTgtgcttttaataaaattgactttacaaaaaaaataatgttttagaattttgttttaaCTATAAAATTACTGTGAAATACCCTAGTTTGGGTATAGCAGGTGATGAATGGGATCCTGCATTACTTGTAAGGGTGAAGCTATTTCCCTGATAATGATTCCCATGGGCTCCAATGTAATCTTGATTAatgcttttggagtataagtccATATGTGTCTTAGACTTTTCTTCAGTTGTTGCAAATTCTATTAAAGCAATGTCTAGATTTTGAGTCTTGCCACCTATAACAGAATAATCAAGGAGAACACGGGCATTTAACAAGGGAGTTCTAATACGTCAAATTGATTCCAAGAGGTGGTAACTGGGATCACACATTTTTCAGGAGGAAGAAGTTttgccctttataatgattcaaaGGATCTCCCGTTGTATTCAATGGAACTGTGTTCACGAATTTCTAGTGTCTTTTTTTAGTTCCTAACTTGTAATTAGGTTTTTGCTTTcctatacttcctatgtacatgGGATTTCCCAATTTACTTCTTCCTActtatatattagaaaaaaggATCTCCCATTGTAACCTTGACTAGACCTTTTGGAGTACAAGCCCATATGTGTCTTTGACTTTTCTTGGGTTGTTACACTACaatcattcatttaaaatccCATGGGAAAACCCAAAAACACTACTTTAGATTAATCAATTTTACATAAGAGTAAATATGTAACGtctatattttttccttttcctccaTTTTGACCTTGGAGAGTGAACACGTGCTCAATATATTCATGCATACTCACCCACACTAGAAATTTCTTTGAGTGTTGCACCAAGAAACTTCCGGACTTaagtgaaattaaaaattaaatgtgaTTAGTAATAATCTTCTAAATTTCTACCTCAGAATCATATCATGAGAGGTTAAAGATTTAAAGACGCATACAAAAAAAGGAAGGTCCTTGGCACTAAAGATGTAGCTCTCCTGCTCATCATCCCAATGAGAAAATGAAGACTTAGGTGTATGGTATAAAACCTGCCAGTCAGGAAgaaaatataatcaaataataatcTCAGACACGAGAATCAATCCAGAAAGCTATACGAccaaaaagatttaataaaaaaacaataatcattTTCCAAGCACTGGAATATCTATTACCTGACTTTCCACACTTATGTTTGCTACAGACTCCAGAGCCTCAATTACAGGGGCCAGTAAGGTCTCATCTATTGATTGGAAATCCCTGTCATAACAAGAGAATGCCAGCACAAGCTGGAATAAATATCTTTGAAGGtcaacatgttttttttataagaagatattttattgatattgaaatagGCTGAAGGTCAACATGTTAGAGTAGGTTTCCTACCCTAAAGATCAATATGGTTGAAAAACAAAGTTTGCAGAATCTCCTCCATTACTGCACGCAACAAATACTCACTCCAAACAGAAATCGAgcaaactcaaaacaaaaacaggaGAGTCTTAACTTTAAGCTCATTATCATATTGTTTCCTATAATAGAACatggagtggtgctacatgtgtaaaaaaagtggagaatcggtagatcacttgctcttacattgtgaggtggctggggAGCTTTGGGCTGGTATTCTTAGTAGAGCTGGGCTAAGTTGGGCTATgcccaagagtgtggtggaCCTATTAGCATGCTGGAATAGGTCTCATAGTAGTGCCCAATTAGCAGTCGTGTGgcggatgattcctttgtgcttaatgtggtgtttatggttggaaaggaatgacaGATGTTTTAATAACAAGGAGCGTGCAATGGGGGAAATctggaacttttttgtattctctattttccagtggttttctgctattgtattgaggggagggaatgttcatgagttcttatcttctttctagtctattagaatgtaattaggtgcctCTCTtagtatatttcctgtgtacttgggcactgcctaatttcattcacatcaataaagattattacttataaaaaaaaaaaagaacacaactgaaaaaaaaatgaaacagcTCTATCACGCCTTTAACGTAAAACTGTACAAACAAACATATAAACAAACAGCTACAATActccaaaacaagaaaattctcaataataataataaaaaaaaaaaaaaaaaaaccaatcttCATACCAATCATAGACCCAATCTTGAGGATCCGAATTAAGCAGATTAAACGAAAGCACGATTTTCCCATCAGCCCCCACAGGCATAAACTCCCCATGAATTAAGCCTTCCTCCTTCCCACCATTCATAAACACCTTAACAAAAATTTCTGCCGCCCTCGCCACTGCTTCAGCCTCCGAAACCCTCCCAACAACCCAAGCATGCCTATACTTCCCAACTACAGCCCTCACCTCCTCCCTATCCCCATTCACCACCACCACACTATAGACCTTCCCACCCAACGAATCCGCCAAAGCCTTATCAACACCCTCATCATCACTGAAATCAATGGTCCCCATCAAGCCACACCTCCATGAAGACGTATATTCAAGATTTCGAGTCTGTATACAACCCGAACTAGAATCTACAGTCACAGCAATAGAGAAGTTTGTGCTGCAAGTGCCGCATTGTGGGGGCTTGGAGGTCAATTTGGTCATTTGACTGAGAATGGAAGATCCTAGGGCGTCTGGGGTCATGGACGGTTTGGAATCGAAACCTACGAAGATTGCTTGAAAATGGCATGGGAACAACAAGGGGTTCGATTCGATTCGGGCAGAGAGCATATCGATTTCACGGAATGGGAGCGGAGCACGATAGATTTCCACTGATTTCCATAGGAATGGGAACCCtgcaaaaaatcaaaactacaAATGGCGATCAAAAGCAAGAATATATTGAGAAACTGGAGCATAGGTAACTTCCTAAGTACcatcatataaatatatcagTAATGATACTCCCAGGGGGAAAAAACATATGTATGTATACGCATATGTAAATAGAGAGGGTGGGGAAAGTAGACCTAGGAGGAATGAGAAGAGGACTGAGAGGGTGAGAATAAGGCGCTTGATTCCGGGTTTGGAATTTCGCATGGTTTTGGGATCGAAGTCCGATTCGGGTTCTTCTGCTTTGTGAGTGGTTTCGGATATCTGGTGCGTCTCGCCTGGAGCTTCGGTGATGCCAGCCATCCTTGAACGCATTGAAAGCTTCTTTGGTTAGAAAGGCTTCGAGCTCTACCTGCTCTGATTGAGCACTTTATAAGAGCTCGAGCGTCTATGATcaataaattagaaatgaaaaatcCTATTCGAAGTTCAGCGTGAGAACTCGTATTACCGTAATATCCGATTGAGTAATTATACCTgcaactataaaatatataaatattacgtaatcgttttgaaaaaaaataaagtttattattaaaaaattaatttttttatatagatcttatattttatttacttttttcaaaacgattatgcgaCGATTACACAATTTacgattgcaaatatattttctctattcGATATGAGCCGTACTACTCATAAGCCTTACGACCTGCACatccacttaaaaatatgtcattttatttttttatcctattttacttataaacatATCTGGAATCATTTTCATTATGtagaataaaaagtaaaataacatatttttaaataagtgtgTAAGTGTGAAGcttatgtctagaatttttctatccactattatttattattttttatttatttattattattatatttattattatttaatattgtatcattatttttttattattattcacagaatatctaaaaataccTCACTATCTAAATTCCAAACGAATCTTTAAGTTGGACAATGAGAGACagttaaatgagataaaataagataattttatataaaagttaaaaattgaataaaatattatttttttaatattattactattttaaaatttaaaaaaattaaattattttaaaaaaaattgtaacgataaAATGAGTTGGATCAAATGACTCCTAATTTGttagagaaatttaaaattaatattttttataaactaaatattgtTATATCAATCAAACGGAGACTGTTTCGTACACCGACTTTTAAGTgaaaaaactcattaaaaacattatatttattttgaattggTGATTTCTTAATTATAGATtatctttttcacattttcatacaattttcttcctttctttctactttttctttcaaattgaagTAAGGACTCCAATTTGATATGCTGTATCATTTAAAAATCTACCTAAATCTCTTTGCTTTGTAAGGAACTTGTAAAGCCAAATTTCACAGTGACTTCATTGTTGGGAAGAGTAAATTACAACATTCGCCTTGTTAATAAATGTTGCAAAATATAGTGTCTGAATAGGGCAGATATTAATAATTCGAAGGAAAGCTGAGGATCCTGTGAGGCTATTTATCATTGACAGAGCTCCTCTTCCATTACATCACAGTTGTCATTTCCCAGATTATCTAATAAAGTAAACATTATAAACAGTAAATTTCAAGTAGCATAGGGTGAGGACATAAACCTTCCAAACATTCTGGTATGACAGTGTTATTGGATATCAACAATGTCTATTAGAGTACCAGCCATGTAACAGGAAAAACAGATCAAACATGTTTGTCTTTTCCCTTATTGCTCACTGCTATTTTCTTTCAACTTTACTCCTGCCTTTTACTACCATATCAGCTTGACTTCAACTTCACAATAAACCTTCCTCCGGAAAACTTTCCATGTCTTTGTAATTTCTTGGCAATTCCTTGATTCAGCCTCTGTGATTTATACAGCCCTATCAGCTTGTCTTCCAGAAAACTTCATCTGAAAAAATGCCACATCCTCATCTTTCTGTACAGAAGAGAAGGTGGGTTAGGATACAATTATTTAGAATGGCAAGAGAGAGGggaaataggaaaagaaaattattagtGGGAGGAGGAAAATCAAACAAATACCATTTCCTTAAACAGAGGATCTGGTGTCCCAATTTTATGACCAGCAGGTATAACTTCCCAAGGTTTTCTTGCCTTTCCAAGATCTCCAGCTTCGTCGGAAAGAGGAAGTGTTCTATCGGGAGGCAAATTAAGCTGCTTTAGCACCTTGAGTGTCGGAAAAAAGCAGAACCATTCAGTCATGAAGAAAACATCTTGAGACAACGATTTGGAAGGTACTTCTGAATGTGATGCGCTGAATGCAGAATGTGAAGCATACCTTGACAGAAAATGATGGCATGAAAGGTTCTAACAAAGATGCAAGAAGATAAACCAGCCCTACAGAAGTTCTCATAACAACAGAACAGGAAGCTTGGTCTTGCTTGTATAGCTTCCAGAACTGGCTCTCCTACATTAACATCGATGAACAAACAGTAATTAAAAATAGTGAGAATTATCAAGAAAATTTGGaatatcaataaatttacaacCACTCATCTTTAACAAGCTTACTTGCAGATATGCATTCCCCTCACTAGAAATGCTCATTCCGATTTTCAATGCCTGCTTAAGTTTTACCTGTCACATGAAACATAGATAATTCCCCTTCTAGGTAAACAATGCATAGAGAATAATTAAGCAATGGGTCCGCAAATAGAACATTCTATTTCATGAAAACTATATTGATCATAACTATATTTAATCACCTTTTCCATTGCCTCCACATATTGGTCCACATAGTTACCAACTTTTTCTGCCAATGTTTTTGTCAAGAGATGTGATTCTGCCCCTTGTGCATCAGGAATGATAGATCCATATCCTAGTCCTGAAACAATTAATTATCATTACAAAAAAGAAGGGAACAGGGAATGCAAAATTTGAACGTATGAGGATCCAAAAGGTTATGAGTATGAAATGAACGGAATGCTAAGATGCAGGAATGAAAAATAAGGTGTTCTACTCCTACCATACAAAATTCACTGAAACAAGGTGTCCGCAATCAGCTTACTAACCTGGAGGTTTGACAATGAAACTCAGTACTCTGTTAATGAAATTGCCCAAATTATTTAGTAGCTCGGTATTTAGTTTTGTTTGCAAGTCTGTCCATGTAAACAATGTGTCCGAGACCTGAAAATCAATCCCTTAGAATTTGCAAGTAGTGCAAAGAAATCAAGAATCACCAGAAGCCTCATCAACACAACTTACCTCCGGTCTGTTAGTCAGCAAGTAGTATCGCCACACTTCTGGGGGAATGTTGGTACCTTTCGCATCATTGCCAAAAACACCCGTGCCCTTGCTTTTAGAGAACTTTCCTGCAATGACATGCAAGATTGATAACAATACTGATGCCGATGCTGATGCTAATGATAATTTATcatgatgatatttttttaaaaaaatctaaaactttcatAAGAAAATCATCACATGCTAATCACCATAAGGTGTGGCATAGCAAGAACCACTTTGGGTTGCCAAAAATATACCTGCTTCATAGTTTAAATATTCTGTCACACTAATGCTCTTCATCAACGTCCAGCTTTCTCCTGTTCCAAGAAGTGTGGATGGAAACATCACCTGGAATCAGATCATTAAGCAAATAAGCAGATAATGGGAATAATCTACTGGTATTGTTGCAATGAAATAACACTGTATCAATACTAACTTCAAAGAAATCACTTACTAGTCTTACAATGGACTCCATCATATatgttaatataatttatatgcaTGTCAATTACTATGAATGCATGAAGAAAAAGTCTGACAAGAGTTGGGCTGTGTGTAGAACAATTAACACGAGGCCATGCAGATGATGCTACACTTAATGGAATGATTTATTTGgtctattttttcaaacaaaaacatgaCAACAAGAAAATACGTACAGAGAACACAAGCAGTTGTAGTTTAAGGATTATAAATCTGCAAATTAGAACATAACATGCAAACTAGAACATAACAGTTGAAAACTCTTACAGTGTGGAATGGCACATTATCCTTCCCCATGAATTGATACAGCTCCACGTTTTCAGGGTTCTTCCACCACTTCTCCCAGTCAGGTGTGTAGCATGCAGTGATCGAGATATAACCAATAGGTGCATCAAACCATACATAGAAAACCTTATCATCATAAATTGAAGAGAGAAGATAAATCAGTGAAACCAAAAAGACCGGATGTCAAGCTGCAAACTTCTTTAGGGTTACTATCAAAAGGAATTTCTCCACAGAAAGGTGAATttccaaaaataacaaaaggtTATGTGCTAACCTTATCCTTAAATTTCTCATGCGGAACAGGAACCCCCCACTTAAGATCCCTGGTAATACATCGGGGCTTCAGGCCTCCTGTAAGCCATGCATATGTAGCTTGAATGGCATTCTGGCTCCAAGACCCTACAACTGACATGGCATTGATATATTCCTCCAATTTATCCTTCAGCAGTGGGAGCTCTAGAAATAAATGGTTCGTATCACGAATTTGTGGAGTTGTCCGACATACCTGTTAAATACAACTTAATTCTGAAACCAGAGAAATGTTCAAAAGAAACGATTATATATTTCCCATTTCCCATTTGCAGAGAGAAAAAGTGAGACTATTTTAACTACATTTTAGCAAAGACCATTAATCAAAAGGGAGGAAAAAGGATTCAGTTACAACAATGTAGAGGACACACATACCTTACATCTAGGATTTGTAAGTTCGGTAGAATTTAGCATCTCACAACACTTTTCACATTGGTCCCCACGTGCAGAATCATAATTACAACTTGGAAATGGGCAGGTGCCTTCCACAAGCCGATCAGCCAAGAATCGATTGCAGTTGTCACAATAGAactgaattttttgtttgaattaaaaacaaaaaattgttgCAAGTTTGCAGTACTCAACAAAAAAGGAATAATAGCcagaaaagagaaggagaagttTTACATGCAAACAAAACCATCATAGCAGCTGAACAAAACTTTGTACCTGTTGTATTGTGTTCTCAGACAGCCAATTGTTCTCCATCAGTTTCTTGAAAATGTCTTGGCAAACATCAGTTTGTTGAGGAGTTGATGTGCGCCCAAATTCATCAAAACTAATGTTGAACCAATTGTAGACTTCCTTATGAATTGCATGGTATCTGTAATGCAAAACACAAGGTGAGATTTCTTAGACTTTAAGGCCACATCATTGCCACATTATTAAAACCATCGAccaagagcaaaggttaagaaGAATCTGAGTATTTAAATGCACTATGACACAGAATTAGAGATCTAAAAAGCAACCCACTACCATCTATACAAATTTAAAGGGAAAGTAAGACCAGTCTGCCTCACCACAATCATCATTGGAACAAAAAATGGCATCATATTTAATGTACTTTATACAAACTATATGAAGAATGTTACACAGTGCCAATCAGTAAACGAGTTACataccatgttttttttttagtatgcAAACGAAAATAAACCTACAATAACCAAAACTTCAACTGAAATCATAAAACATGTCCTATGAACAGCTTGCTTACTTGTCACAAATCTCTTGTGGGGTACAGTTCTCCTCCATAGCCTTTGTCTCTGTTGCTGTTCCATACTCATCAGTTCCACATATGTATATCACATTGTAGCCACGAAGACGGCAATATCGAGCAAACACATCGGCACTTAGAACACCTACATTATGCATGACACTTTAGCTTCTTGGGCCACAACTTCAGCTAATTTCAGTAACAAAaagatatttatgaaagaactCAACAAATCAAGCTCAGCTAAAAAGTTATTCTATATGAAACACTCAAGCTAAGAACACTATTCAATCACATTGCAACTTAGTCACTAACAAAAACACCAAGATTTAGGTGGAAAAACCTTTCAATGTGAAGGAAAAACTACGGAACAACACCGAGCAATGGTTTGGTCATATTTATGAGCTGGAATGGATGAAGGGCCAGATTTTTTGGTCCAAGTCTTGAGAAACACCAGCAACGGTAGCAACATAATGATTTACCTCTCTAGACATCACAATGCAATTTTCTTGTGAAAATAGCCAATCTGAACTTCACAAATTCTCCATGATTGTGTGCTCCACAATAGAAAATCATTTCTCCCTTGTAAATTTTCACAAGTGAAAATGCCATTCTATCCCGATCTTGGTTAATCACGTCAAATTAACACTTGTCACTCACCAAGGCCTGAAAATACTTTTTTCCCCTTGTCACTTCACTTCAGAAATCCTAAGCCCACATGAGCTTAACCTCATGGAGTCGGAGTTATGATACACTTCAAATAGCCATAGAGACAAGGAACCAGACATTCAAGGAGAAAGATTACACAATTGTTAAATGTAAGTAAGAATGAGAAGAACAAattagaaggaaagaaaaagaaaattgcgcATGACACGCAAACCCCATATTCTAGAGCGTGCTACTAACATAAATTCAATTCCGTTTTGTGCTCCGAATTGTACTCATGCACTTCAAAAAGTAAGCAATACTTCGGAAGCAATAGCAGACCACACCATTCAAGAAAAGTGATATCCATCATTACGAGAGAGGAGATATATTATTACTCCAGAAATACTAAAGGATCACTTTAAAGTACGAGGGAATCATGGCATGTTTTAGCTAAAAAGATGTGTATTAGATCTTAACGAAAGAGAAAACTTAAGCGGCAAATACTCAATAATTCTATATTAGTCGTACAAACCTTCCTCCCTCTATCTCGCATGAACGATAGACCAAATCATGAAAAATTAACCAGTTTCATTGAAGTACGCTTATACAAGGGATATCGAAAGAAAAGCGTACATAAAAACATGCAGGTAGACAGAACAAGAAAAGGTAGGAAATATTTACAGCCGATGATGTTTCCGAGATGAGGGACGTTGTTGACGTAAGGCAAAGCGCTTGTGATGAGTATGTTCCTCTTCCCAGGTATAGGCAACTTTGGAATTTTCTGACAACCTTCCTCTTCTCCTCGTATGTCTTCCTTGCGGTCTCCCATGATGCTGTTTCTGGGTCTCAGAGAGAAGCAGACAGACCGAGGTTGAAGGAAGAAACAGGTTTAAGGGCCAGGTTTTGTCGACTAGTCCAGCCAGTGGGGGGGTTGAATAAATACTATATCCATGACTATGAGAGCTCCCAAGCCAGTGGAACATCAACGTCATGGATCGAAGCTGACTTTGATTTGTTGATGCCAAACCGAACACTGCTTAATTAATCTAGAATAACGAATATATCTCTTTCAAATCCAAGGTATTTAACACTGCTTTATCTGAGTATCAGAGTTGGATAAACATATCAGAAATTCGATCCGTATAGGTACTACTGCAGGAAGCTTTTCTTCTCAACAGTTGCCCCGACTGCCGGGGTGATGGAAACTTATCTTTCACACATGCAAGTGTTCCGATCGATTTCAACTGGTAAACTAGACTTGCGACGAGGGGTGTAACCGGTAGGTGTagtctggttttttttttttttttttttggatagctTTTGAGAATTGGAGAATTGATATCCGACCGATTCAAACCCATACCGATAAACTAGTAAGGTTGGGCATTTAGAAAGTCGAGCTTGGAACAACTGCAAAtcgataaattaaaaaaaattatctaaatataaaaatgatatacaacaaaaaatagGAATTATGGTAGTGAGaatcatattatcatatatgttcATAAATGTTAATAAATGTTAGTGAGAATACGATGgttacttaaaattaaaattaaaagattttatgatatat harbors:
- the LOC121249880 gene encoding probable methionine--tRNA ligase isoform X2, producing the protein MGDRKEDIRGEEEGCQKIPKLPIPGKRNILITSALPYVNNVPHLGNIIGCVLSADVFARYCRLRGYNVIYICGTDEYGTATETKAMEENCTPQEICDKYHAIHKEVYNWFNISFDEFGRTSTPQQTDVCQDIFKKLMENNWLSENTIQQVCRTTPQIRDTNHLFLELPLLKDKLEEYINAMSVVGSWSQNAIQATYAWLTGGLKPRCITRDLKWGVPVPHEKFKDKVFYVWFDAPIGYISITACYTPDWEKWWKNPENVELYQFMGKDNVPFHTVMFPSTLLGTGESWTLMKSISVTEYLNYEAGKFSKSKGTGVFGNDAKGTNIPPEVWRYYLLTNRPEVSDTLFTWTDLQTKLNTELLNNLGNFINRVLSFIVKPPGLGYGSIIPDAQGAESHLLTKTLAEKVGNYVDQYVEAMEKVKLKQALKIGMSISSEGNAYLQESQFWKLYKQDQASCSVVMRTSVGLVYLLASLLEPFMPSFSVKVLKQLNLPPDRTLPLSDEAGDLGKARKPWEVIPAGHKIGTPDPLFKEMKDEDVAFFQMKFSGRQADRAV
- the LOC121249880 gene encoding probable methionine--tRNA ligase isoform X1, with amino-acid sequence MGDRKEDIRGEEEGCQKIPKLPIPGKRNILITSALPYVNNVPHLGNIIGCVLSADVFARYCRLRGYNVIYICGTDEYGTATETKAMEENCTPQEICDKYHAIHKEVYNWFNISFDEFGRTSTPQQTDVCQDIFKKLMENNWLSENTIQQFYCDNCNRFLADRLVEGTCPFPSCNYDSARGDQCEKCCEMLNSTELTNPRCKVCRTTPQIRDTNHLFLELPLLKDKLEEYINAMSVVGSWSQNAIQATYAWLTGGLKPRCITRDLKWGVPVPHEKFKDKVFYVWFDAPIGYISITACYTPDWEKWWKNPENVELYQFMGKDNVPFHTVMFPSTLLGTGESWTLMKSISVTEYLNYEAGKFSKSKGTGVFGNDAKGTNIPPEVWRYYLLTNRPEVSDTLFTWTDLQTKLNTELLNNLGNFINRVLSFIVKPPGLGYGSIIPDAQGAESHLLTKTLAEKVGNYVDQYVEAMEKVKLKQALKIGMSISSEGNAYLQESQFWKLYKQDQASCSVVMRTSVGLVYLLASLLEPFMPSFSVKVLKQLNLPPDRTLPLSDEAGDLGKARKPWEVIPAGHKIGTPDPLFKEMKDEDVAFFQMKFSGRQADRAV
- the LOC121249879 gene encoding GPI transamidase component PIG-S yields the protein MRSRMAGITEAPGETHQISETTHKAEEPESDFDPKTMRNSKPGIKRLILTLSVLFSFLLGFPFLWKSVEIYRAPLPFREIDMLSARIESNPLLFPCHFQAIFVGFDSKPSMTPDALGSSILSQMTKLTSKPPQCGTCSTNFSIAVTVDSSSGCIQTRNLEYTSSWRCGLMGTIDFSDDEGVDKALADSLGGKVYSVVVVNGDREEVRAVVGKYRHAWVVGRVSEAEAVARAAEIFVKVFMNGGKEEGLIHGEFMPVGADGKIVLSFNLLNSDPQDWVYDWDFQSIDETLLAPVIEALESVANISVESQVLYHTPKSSFSHWDDEQESYIFSAKDLPFFVNSNEWHLDTSIAAGGRSKILQFVVYIPSARECPLLLQLPNGEISKTNGFISPMWGGVLVWNPKDCLKDSESQHPLWRTISQQDLQEVFEVVMGQFRQLFGLKSNHVYVGASGTSSLLASERGFTEWELDVLSRQHTCFNLHSCATTLGSLSRLVQSLPRMIIMDEIGKQVMYSLEAANLARSNASLGLYDASAVSSRQARSLAEDAFFHPSIMSVSYYSFEHCFAVYSPFFLPVSMHVLLAALREWRRYKQENKKYLAWKTKVKKDS